Proteins from one Clostridium cellulovorans 743B genomic window:
- a CDS encoding ABC transporter ATP-binding protein: MTIKIRNLNKSFGDKIVFENLSVDFRENDISCILGKSGCGKTTLVNIIAGLIEFQSGEITGVEEDTISYIFQEHRLVPWLTVEENLNLVLKRFFNSEEISNRIDKYLSLVNMSEYKKYYPSKLSGGMKQRINIARAFAVPSKLVVMDEAFNSLDIKNRDIIISNIKEILKTDERTLIFITHDIDEAIAFNGAVFVMRNGEIKGPFLGNLQKHKYSILELI, from the coding sequence ATGACCATAAAAATAAGGAATCTAAACAAAAGCTTTGGAGATAAAATTGTTTTTGAGAACTTGTCTGTAGATTTTAGAGAGAATGATATAAGTTGTATATTAGGAAAGTCAGGATGCGGTAAAACAACTCTAGTTAATATAATTGCGGGTCTTATTGAGTTTCAATCAGGAGAAATCACAGGAGTAGAAGAAGACACGATAAGTTACATATTTCAAGAGCATAGATTAGTACCATGGTTAACAGTTGAGGAAAACTTAAATTTAGTACTAAAAAGGTTTTTTAATAGCGAAGAGATTAGTAACAGAATTGATAAGTACTTATCCTTAGTGAATATGTCAGAGTATAAGAAGTATTATCCTTCAAAACTAAGTGGAGGTATGAAACAAAGGATAAACATAGCAAGAGCATTTGCAGTGCCAAGTAAGTTAGTTGTAATGGATGAGGCTTTTAATTCTTTGGATATAAAAAATAGGGATATAATTATAAGTAACATAAAAGAAATTTTAAAAACAGATGAAAGAACATTAATTTTTATTACCCATGATATTGATGAAGCTATTGCTTTCAATGGTGCAGTTTTTGTGATGAGAAACGGTGAAATAAAAGGACCTTTCTTAGGAAATCTTCAAAAGCATAAGTATTCGATCTTAGAACTAATATAG
- a CDS encoding ABC transporter permease produces MKKYIWTKNNKEKLIAIIVFLSVWEVASLIIDNEIYLPSLRIVAIDFLKIIEDKDFGITLYSTLYRTVVSFWLALAIAVIFGGLALMNMSIRNLLVPLNAIAKSMPTMILVVLSLIWVDKDNAPLVVGVAIALPIVYDTILSSIERIDKNIVEMLNVYRVNRLEKFKHIYLPTVAYSLVGILSSTISLILKVVIAGEVHGQPRYGIGAMVQIEKVNFNTPAIFSWILIIALIGLIFQGVETLISKLLFRWREENDHKNKESKQKLWR; encoded by the coding sequence ATGAAGAAATATATATGGACTAAAAACAACAAAGAAAAGTTAATAGCTATTATTGTGTTCTTGAGTGTTTGGGAAGTAGCTTCATTAATAATAGATAATGAAATTTACCTCCCTTCCTTAAGAATAGTAGCAATAGATTTTCTGAAAATTATTGAAGATAAGGATTTTGGTATAACACTATACTCAACATTATATAGAACAGTTGTGAGTTTTTGGTTGGCACTAGCTATAGCTGTTATATTTGGTGGATTAGCATTAATGAATATGTCTATAAGGAATCTTTTGGTTCCATTAAATGCAATAGCTAAATCTATGCCAACTATGATTTTAGTAGTACTTTCATTAATTTGGGTAGATAAAGATAATGCACCTTTAGTAGTTGGCGTAGCTATTGCGTTACCTATAGTATATGATACTATATTAAGTTCCATTGAAAGGATTGATAAGAATATAGTAGAGATGTTGAACGTCTATAGAGTAAATAGGCTTGAAAAGTTTAAGCACATATACTTACCGACTGTAGCCTATAGCTTAGTGGGAATACTATCTTCCACAATTTCATTAATTTTAAAAGTTGTTATTGCTGGAGAAGTACATGGTCAACCTAGATATGGGATAGGCGCTATGGTACAGATCGAAAAGGTAAACTTCAATACTCCAGCAATATTTTCATGGATTTTGATTATTGCACTAATAGGACTAATTTTTCAAGGTGTTGAGACACTTATATCGAAATTGCTATTTAGGTGGAGAGAGGAAAATGACCATAAAAATAAGGAATCTAAACAAAAGCTTTGGAGATAA
- a CDS encoding ABC transporter substrate-binding protein, whose product MKIIKKSLMSLLLTTASLVLLAACSRPEVKDVSKDKVTINVVAPDGLPAMAMAKLIKENTQVDGYESMDIKYSVEKSSDALVTAVLKKEPDIAIVPSNVAATAYNKTKGEYKIAGTTGTGSFYLVSTEELKKLEDIKGKTVVAMGKGLTPDLITQGLLKNMGVNGQTEVNFSYVNSPNEIIPIIATGKETTAIIPEPALTGLIATKPQVKVIASLNEQWMKIFNTTFGYPQATIIVKSELLKEHKDFIEGFLSETEEGIKWDYNNKEEFGQYCEDIGLSAKKEVLIKSLERSNLKYTGIKDSVEEYKNYFKILSELDAKTIGGQMPDEEIYMD is encoded by the coding sequence ATGAAAATAATAAAGAAAAGCTTAATGTCATTATTATTAACAACCGCAAGCTTAGTACTTTTAGCCGCTTGTTCAAGGCCGGAAGTAAAGGATGTATCAAAGGATAAAGTAACAATCAATGTTGTTGCACCTGATGGATTGCCTGCTATGGCTATGGCCAAGCTGATAAAAGAAAATACTCAAGTTGATGGCTATGAAAGTATGGACATAAAATATTCTGTAGAAAAGAGTTCCGATGCATTAGTTACGGCAGTACTAAAAAAAGAACCTGATATAGCAATAGTTCCATCTAATGTTGCAGCTACAGCTTATAATAAGACTAAAGGAGAATATAAAATAGCGGGAACAACTGGTACAGGCTCCTTCTATTTAGTTTCTACTGAGGAACTAAAAAAATTAGAGGATATCAAAGGCAAAACTGTAGTCGCAATGGGAAAAGGCTTAACTCCAGATCTTATTACTCAAGGATTATTAAAAAACATGGGAGTTAATGGACAAACAGAAGTGAATTTTTCCTATGTTAATTCACCAAATGAAATAATACCAATAATAGCTACAGGTAAAGAGACAACGGCAATAATCCCAGAACCAGCATTAACAGGATTAATTGCTACGAAACCTCAAGTTAAAGTTATTGCTAGTCTTAATGAGCAATGGATGAAAATATTTAATACAACTTTTGGATATCCACAAGCAACTATAATAGTAAAAAGTGAATTATTAAAAGAACATAAAGATTTTATAGAAGGTTTTTTATCAGAAACCGAGGAAGGTATAAAATGGGACTACAATAATAAGGAAGAGTTTGGACAGTATTGTGAAGATATAGGGCTTTCAGCAAAAAAAGAAGTGTTAATTAAATCTTTAGAAAGATCAAATCTAAAATATACAGGTATCAAGGATTCTGTAGAAGAATATAAAAACTACTTCAAGATATTATCAGAGCTTGATGCAAAAACTATAGGTGGACAGATGCCTGATGAAGAAATATATATGGACTAA
- the rbr gene encoding rubrerythrin — translation MKSLKGTKTAENLMKAFAGESQARNRYTFYSSIAKKEGFVQISNLFIETADNEKEHAKIFFKFLKESLNGETVEINGASFPVALGDTKTNLLAAAAGENEEWEDLYPQFAQVAEEEGFSAISEAFRKIAEVEKHHEARYRKLAANIENNAVFNKENQVSWKCGNCGYIHVGNSAPKVCPACAHPQGYFEVLSDEF, via the coding sequence ATGAAATCTTTAAAAGGAACTAAAACTGCTGAAAACTTAATGAAGGCTTTTGCAGGTGAATCACAAGCAAGAAACAGATATACATTTTATTCATCAATAGCTAAGAAAGAAGGATTTGTTCAGATTTCAAATCTATTTATTGAGACTGCAGATAACGAAAAGGAACATGCAAAAATATTTTTTAAATTCTTAAAAGAAAGCTTAAATGGAGAAACTGTTGAAATCAATGGTGCTTCTTTCCCAGTAGCACTTGGTGATACTAAAACTAATTTACTTGCTGCAGCTGCAGGGGAAAATGAAGAATGGGAAGACTTATATCCACAATTTGCTCAAGTTGCTGAAGAAGAAGGGTTCTCAGCTATTTCAGAAGCTTTTAGAAAAATAGCGGAAGTTGAAAAACATCATGAAGCTAGATACAGAAAATTAGCTGCAAATATAGAGAATAATGCTGTTTTCAATAAAGAAAATCAAGTTTCTTGGAAATGTGGAAACTGTGGTTATATACATGTAGGAAATTCTGCACCAAAAGTATGTCCAGCATGCGCTCATCCACAAGGTTATTTTGAAGTTCTTTCAGATGAATTCTAG
- a CDS encoding desulfoferrodoxin, translating to MAQLNQVFKCNVCGNIIEVVHAGQGEIVCCGKPMTLQVENTVDAAREKHIPVIEKLDGEILVKVGSVEHPMEEKHYIEWIELICENKVYRKHLKPGEKPEARFKVCDTSLEYTAREYCNIHGHWVAQN from the coding sequence ATGGCTCAATTAAATCAAGTTTTCAAATGTAATGTATGTGGAAATATCATAGAGGTAGTCCACGCTGGTCAAGGAGAAATAGTTTGTTGTGGTAAGCCAATGACACTTCAAGTAGAAAATACAGTGGATGCTGCAAGGGAAAAACATATTCCAGTTATAGAAAAGTTAGATGGAGAAATATTAGTTAAAGTAGGTAGTGTAGAACATCCTATGGAAGAAAAACATTATATAGAATGGATAGAACTTATTTGTGAAAATAAAGTATATAGAAAACATTTAAAACCAGGTGAAAAACCAGAAGCGCGTTTTAAAGTTTGTGATACTAGCTTAGAGTATACAGCTAGAGAATATTGTAATATTCATGGTCACTGGGTAGCACAAAATTAG
- a CDS encoding GNAT family N-acetyltransferase, whose translation MIKNYSILNSKEKKLICKFIARSNGKNISIDEVDNIFRKKIYDYGKGAIFYFHKEKVVAKIGIVLEVVKELGTVYIHDLDVIEDLEDNASMIKKLINNAISIGNIYGASEILLGERNLEKLKVLESIGYSKTYSAINMYLEKQEKRNSCLELVLLTSDNKLEYLNVFNDSFSDMPHGTFAYIEDIDGYISSSDGFNYYFLVQNEKENIGFLNCRIIGKEGSFDIGLCKKYRGRGFGKQLLETAIDFLDKKEVLKVKLIVIERNTIAYNMYKKRGFKEESILSHWIKIK comes from the coding sequence ATGATTAAGAATTATTCTATTTTAAATAGTAAAGAAAAAAAACTTATATGTAAATTTATAGCTAGAAGTAATGGTAAAAATATAAGTATTGATGAAGTTGACAATATTTTCCGAAAGAAGATTTACGACTATGGGAAAGGTGCTATTTTTTATTTTCACAAAGAAAAAGTAGTTGCTAAAATAGGGATTGTTTTAGAGGTTGTTAAAGAATTGGGGACTGTTTATATTCATGATTTAGATGTAATTGAAGATTTAGAAGATAACGCTAGTATGATTAAAAAGTTGATTAATAATGCTATCTCTATTGGTAATATTTATGGGGCATCAGAAATATTATTAGGTGAAAGAAATTTGGAAAAATTAAAGGTACTAGAAAGCATAGGATACAGTAAAACTTACTCAGCGATAAATATGTATTTAGAAAAACAGGAAAAAAGGAATAGTTGTTTAGAATTGGTGCTACTAACAAGTGATAATAAATTAGAGTATCTAAATGTTTTTAATGATTCCTTCAGTGATATGCCTCATGGAACTTTTGCTTATATTGAAGATATCGATGGGTACATTAGCAGTAGTGATGGATTTAATTATTATTTTTTAGTTCAAAATGAGAAGGAGAATATAGGTTTTCTTAATTGCAGAATAATAGGTAAAGAGGGCTCATTTGATATAGGGCTTTGCAAAAAATATAGAGGCAGAGGCTTTGGAAAGCAATTATTAGAAACCGCAATAGATTTTTTAGATAAAAAAGAAGTGCTAAAGGTGAAGTTAATTGTGATAGAAAGAAATACTATAGCGTATAACATGTATAAAAAGAGAGGTTTCAAAGAGGAATCTATACTTAGCCATTGGATAAAAATTAAATAG
- a CDS encoding DUF2087 domain-containing protein: MEIKSNEVFWSANVDEIKSGYIESSEAFKCIICEETFRKGQIYRIGSELFDSKRATELHIESNHESMLQYLLRMNPVFTGISEVQRELILLLTQGLSDKEVADKLGVAQSTIRNHRYKLREKEKQARVFLAMMELLSNNTHKKISKLENTVITDAHKTATIVDDRYNITDKEINETIAIYMNGNGALKNYPAKAKKKIIVLREIAKNFVRGKAYTEKEVNKILERIYEDHVTIRRALIEYGFIERANDCSRYWLKE, translated from the coding sequence ATGGAGATAAAATCAAATGAAGTCTTTTGGTCTGCTAATGTAGATGAAATAAAAAGTGGATATATTGAAAGTTCAGAGGCGTTTAAATGTATTATCTGCGAAGAAACTTTTAGAAAAGGACAAATATACCGGATAGGATCAGAATTGTTTGATTCTAAGAGAGCTACAGAACTTCATATAGAAAGTAACCATGAATCGATGCTTCAATATTTATTGAGGATGAATCCAGTGTTTACAGGGATTTCTGAAGTTCAAAGGGAATTGATTCTATTATTAACTCAAGGGTTATCGGATAAAGAAGTTGCAGATAAGCTAGGTGTTGCTCAATCAACTATTAGAAATCACCGTTATAAACTTAGAGAAAAGGAAAAGCAAGCAAGGGTTTTTTTAGCTATGATGGAGCTCCTTTCGAATAATACACATAAGAAGATAAGTAAGTTAGAGAATACTGTTATAACTGATGCACATAAAACTGCGACGATAGTAGATGATAGGTATAACATAACTGATAAAGAAATAAATGAAACTATTGCGATATATATGAATGGGAATGGTGCCTTGAAAAATTATCCAGCCAAGGCAAAAAAGAAAATAATTGTGCTTAGGGAAATAGCCAAAAATTTTGTTAGGGGTAAAGCTTACACAGAAAAAGAAGTGAATAAGATTTTAGAAAGAATATATGAAGATCATGTAACTATAAGGAGAGCATTGATTGAGTATGGTTTTATAGAGAGAGCTAACGATTGTAGTAGGTATTGGTTAAAGGAATAG
- a CDS encoding cation-translocating P-type ATPase, which yields MSEFYRKPKEEIMNILGVSDGGLNDEEVLKQRGKYGFNELEEAKKKSAIQIFFDQFKDFLVIILLVAATISAFLGKLESTIVILIVVTINAILGTIQHIKAEQSLNSLKALSSPTAKVLRNGVKIEIPSREILVGDILYLDAGDYVSADGRVIETYSLQINESSLTGESESVNKEIETIDKDNITIGDRKNMVFSGSFVTYGRGVILVTDIGMKTEIGKIANLLESTKEKKTPLQVSLDNFGKKLAIAIIAISAVIFALDIFRGYPIIDSFMFAVALAVAAIPEALSSIVTIVLALGTQKLAKLNAIVRKLHAVESLGSISVICSDKTGTLTQNKMTVKKVFVDDRIINHDNLQYHKEIEKKLVIMALLCNDAVTTENKEIGDPTEVALVNLGEEYNLDELVVRKEHPRIAEIPFDSDRKLMSTVNKIDDKTLMITKGALDVLLSRSTSIETANGVKPLLEEHKKEIEDINRQLSTDGLRVLAFASKDVEENETINLDYEKDLCFIGLIAMMDPPREESKDAVANCISAGIKPVMITGDHKITASAIAKQIGILKNESEAMEGFELEKISDEELKSKVAEISVYARVSPEHKIRIVRAWQERGNVVAMTGDGVNDAPALKQADIGIAMGITGTEVAKDAAAMVLTDDNFSTIVKAISNGRSIYANIKNSIKFLLSGNTAGIISVIYASLTALPVPFAPVHLLFINLLTDSLPAIAIGLEPHNQNIMKEKPRDINVPILNKEFAIEVALEGFLIALGTIIAFHIGLSTGDNVVASTMAFSTLCLSRLFHGFNCRSKESIFRIGVFSNQFVWFSLIIGFLLLVAVLMINPLMQVFEVARLTLTQYGYICGLSVMPLVVVQLYKLIFIRK from the coding sequence ATGAGTGAATTCTATAGAAAACCTAAAGAAGAAATAATGAATATACTTGGCGTTAGTGATGGAGGGTTAAATGATGAGGAAGTACTTAAACAGCGAGGAAAGTATGGTTTCAATGAGCTAGAAGAGGCTAAAAAGAAGAGTGCCATTCAGATTTTTTTTGATCAGTTTAAAGATTTCTTAGTAATTATTCTTTTGGTTGCTGCTACAATATCTGCTTTTTTAGGTAAATTAGAAAGCACAATTGTAATTCTTATTGTAGTAACGATTAATGCTATACTTGGAACAATTCAGCATATTAAGGCAGAGCAGTCTTTAAATAGTTTAAAAGCACTTTCATCACCTACAGCAAAAGTTCTTAGAAATGGTGTGAAAATAGAAATACCATCAAGAGAGATTCTTGTAGGAGATATTTTATATTTAGATGCAGGCGATTACGTTAGTGCAGATGGAAGGGTGATTGAGACTTATAGCCTTCAGATTAATGAAAGTTCATTAACAGGGGAGTCTGAAAGTGTAAATAAAGAAATTGAAACTATAGATAAAGATAATATTACTATTGGTGATAGAAAAAATATGGTCTTCTCAGGGAGTTTTGTTACTTATGGTAGAGGTGTGATTTTAGTTACTGATATTGGAATGAAAACGGAAATAGGTAAGATAGCAAATTTACTTGAATCAACAAAGGAGAAGAAAACACCATTACAGGTTAGCTTAGATAACTTCGGTAAAAAGTTAGCAATAGCAATCATTGCTATATCTGCAGTGATATTCGCTTTAGATATATTTAGAGGCTATCCTATAATCGATTCCTTTATGTTTGCAGTAGCCCTTGCAGTAGCTGCTATACCAGAGGCATTAAGTTCTATTGTTACTATTGTGCTAGCTCTTGGTACTCAAAAATTAGCTAAGCTAAATGCAATTGTAAGAAAGCTACATGCAGTTGAGAGTTTAGGAAGTATTTCCGTGATATGTTCAGATAAAACTGGAACATTAACACAGAATAAAATGACTGTGAAAAAGGTTTTTGTTGATGATAGAATAATTAACCATGATAATTTACAATATCATAAAGAAATAGAAAAGAAACTTGTAATAATGGCTCTTTTATGTAATGATGCTGTAACTACTGAGAATAAAGAAATTGGAGATCCCACGGAAGTTGCGCTAGTTAATTTAGGTGAAGAATATAATTTAGATGAATTGGTTGTGAGGAAAGAACATCCAAGGATTGCAGAAATCCCTTTTGATTCTGATAGAAAATTAATGAGTACTGTTAATAAAATAGATGATAAGACTTTGATGATTACGAAGGGTGCATTGGATGTACTTTTATCAAGATCAACTAGTATAGAGACTGCCAATGGAGTTAAACCATTGCTTGAGGAGCATAAAAAAGAAATTGAAGATATAAATAGGCAACTTTCTACTGATGGACTTAGGGTTTTAGCTTTTGCAAGTAAAGATGTTGAAGAAAATGAGACAATAAATCTTGATTATGAAAAAGATTTATGTTTTATAGGTTTGATAGCTATGATGGACCCTCCAAGAGAAGAATCAAAGGATGCGGTTGCTAATTGTATAAGTGCAGGAATTAAACCAGTAATGATAACAGGAGACCATAAGATAACTGCATCAGCTATAGCTAAACAAATAGGGATATTAAAGAATGAATCAGAAGCTATGGAAGGGTTTGAACTTGAAAAAATAAGCGATGAAGAATTAAAAAGTAAGGTTGCAGAAATTTCTGTATATGCCAGAGTATCGCCAGAACATAAAATAAGGATTGTAAGAGCCTGGCAAGAAAGAGGTAATGTAGTTGCAATGACTGGAGATGGAGTCAATGATGCTCCTGCCTTAAAGCAAGCAGATATAGGTATTGCTATGGGAATAACAGGTACAGAAGTTGCGAAAGATGCTGCAGCTATGGTACTGACAGATGATAATTTTTCAACCATAGTTAAAGCAATTTCTAATGGAAGAAGTATATATGCAAATATTAAAAACTCAATTAAGTTTTTATTATCAGGAAATACCGCAGGAATAATATCTGTAATTTATGCTTCGCTTACAGCTTTACCAGTTCCTTTTGCTCCAGTACACTTACTATTTATTAATTTACTTACTGATAGTTTACCAGCTATAGCTATAGGACTTGAGCCGCACAATCAAAATATAATGAAAGAGAAACCAAGGGACATCAACGTTCCAATATTAAATAAAGAATTTGCTATAGAAGTAGCTTTAGAAGGATTTTTAATAGCATTGGGAACAATTATTGCTTTTCATATAGGACTATCAACTGGAGATAACGTAGTAGCAAGTACAATGGCATTTTCAACCTTATGTCTTTCCAGATTATTTCATGGGTTTAATTGTAGATCGAAAGAATCTATATTTAGGATAGGTGTTTTTTCTAATCAGTTCGTATGGTTTTCTTTAATTATTGGATTTTTGCTTTTGGTAGCAGTTTTGATGATAAATCCGTTGATGCAAGTCTTTGAAGTCGCAAGGTTAACATTAACTCAGTATGGTTATATATGTGGATTATCTGTTATGCCACTTGTTGTAGTCCAATTATATAAATTAATTTTTATTAGAAAGTAA
- a CDS encoding PH domain-containing protein: MAANLFGKLASDTLGLSDIGKIIAPSDFDKVDGDDYIMHEDGEKIFFVIKSKSDEYVFTNYGLLHVDGASAMSKKRTVKRHDFCYETVSGVTLETAGTIDADVEIKFHFNEMPFSIDVDKKQLEILKDLYKALLEISRIQRMNYQRVQDGAEGLKMANDAISRSSITGDAAQVVKNLTDFNFNWMVDLRKTHNNRDFSETFKKYINN; this comes from the coding sequence ATGGCAGCAAATCTATTTGGAAAGCTAGCTTCGGATACTTTAGGGTTATCAGACATAGGAAAAATAATCGCACCTAGTGATTTTGACAAAGTTGATGGTGATGATTACATCATGCACGAAGATGGAGAAAAGATATTTTTCGTAATAAAATCTAAATCAGATGAATATGTCTTTACAAACTATGGACTATTACATGTTGATGGCGCTAGTGCTATGAGCAAGAAAAGAACAGTAAAGAGACATGACTTTTGTTATGAGACAGTAAGTGGTGTAACTTTAGAAACTGCAGGAACAATAGATGCAGATGTGGAAATAAAGTTTCATTTTAACGAAATGCCATTTAGTATAGATGTTGATAAGAAACAATTGGAAATACTAAAAGATCTATATAAGGCTTTGCTTGAAATAAGTAGAATTCAAAGAATGAATTATCAAAGAGTTCAAGATGGTGCAGAAGGTTTAAAGATGGCAAATGATGCTATAAGTAGGTCTTCAATAACTGGAGATGCAGCACAAGTTGTAAAAAATCTAACAGACTTTAATTTTAATTGGATGGTTGATCTTAGAAAAACTCATAATAATAGAGATTTTTCAGAGACTTTTAAGAAGTATATAAATAACTAA
- a CDS encoding alpha/beta fold hydrolase, which translates to MFGKLDGIYYERLGNPDSDKTLVFVHGAGCNSKFLKPLAKKLITYNCYLINLSNHYKSDKKDCYTAEDYANELTKFVCDLDNVTLIGHSLGGVICLAIASKCLPQVKSIVCISSGAKFDKLDKKFVKNLEKGKLDMIYMLRALGSLTKLSTYTALFHMEPRTITINDLLLAPKIDILDSLSKINVPTLILAGADEILILVEYSEKVHERVKNSKLVVVPHVRHILPIAKKELTSKLIDEFLLSQTNNELKLVNEL; encoded by the coding sequence TTGTTTGGAAAACTTGATGGTATTTATTATGAAAGATTAGGCAACCCAGATAGTGATAAAACTTTAGTTTTTGTTCACGGTGCTGGATGTAATAGTAAATTTCTAAAGCCTTTAGCTAAGAAATTAATAACTTACAATTGCTATTTAATTAACTTATCAAATCATTATAAATCAGATAAGAAAGATTGCTATACAGCTGAAGATTATGCAAATGAATTAACTAAATTTGTTTGTGATTTAGATAATGTTACGTTAATTGGTCATTCCTTAGGCGGGGTAATTTGTTTGGCGATAGCTTCAAAGTGTTTACCTCAGGTAAAGAGTATAGTATGTATAAGTTCTGGAGCAAAGTTTGATAAACTGGATAAAAAATTTGTAAAAAATCTGGAAAAAGGCAAATTAGATATGATCTATATGTTACGAGCCTTAGGTTCTCTAACAAAATTATCTACATATACAGCATTATTTCACATGGAGCCTAGAACTATAACGATTAATGATTTATTGCTTGCTCCAAAGATTGATATATTAGATAGTCTAAGTAAAATCAATGTTCCTACATTAATTTTAGCTGGAGCTGATGAGATTTTAATATTAGTAGAATACTCAGAAAAAGTACATGAAAGAGTTAAAAATTCAAAATTAGTGGTTGTTCCTCATGTAAGGCATATACTGCCAATAGCTAAGAAAGAATTAACGTCAAAGTTAATTGATGAATTTTTATTATCTCAAACCAATAATGAATTAAAACTTGTTAACGAGTTATAA
- a CDS encoding ketoacyl-ACP synthase III encodes MKTHNAVIVGVAYYHPENAVDNLFYINHFKERGEDISGLMRATGRKNRYISTDENETVLTMGIEASKKVIEKTNINPKDLNRIVFSTGTPEYVSPCHAVKIHDAIKAGQKLSAYDINANCAGMLISFEQISRSMRDNSSLKYALIVGSEQVSRFASYDDTLTYPSFGDLACAIILENIPNTDRGFIDSDTYTNSSTNDNILLPPNGMSSIVHTKILGMQDKLLQWTPFDTTGCFYSASISIKNLLQKHNLTKKDIKKYFLSQFSLAAVEQVCSDMEEDISKFAFIGDEYGYTGTSSPFLAYAKSLEKNELNPGDYVIFWTVGAGTTAICSLYRY; translated from the coding sequence ATGAAAACTCATAATGCCGTTATTGTAGGTGTCGCATACTATCATCCAGAAAATGCCGTAGATAATCTCTTCTATATCAACCACTTTAAAGAAAGAGGAGAAGACATTAGTGGTCTAATGAGAGCTACGGGAAGAAAAAATCGTTATATTTCAACAGATGAAAATGAAACAGTGTTAACAATGGGAATTGAGGCAAGTAAAAAAGTTATAGAGAAAACCAATATTAATCCAAAGGATCTAAATAGAATTGTTTTCTCAACGGGGACTCCAGAATATGTTTCACCTTGCCATGCAGTAAAAATTCATGATGCTATTAAAGCTGGTCAAAAACTAAGTGCGTATGATATAAATGCCAATTGTGCTGGAATGCTTATATCATTTGAGCAAATATCTAGATCTATGCGAGATAATTCTTCTCTTAAATATGCACTTATTGTTGGCTCTGAACAAGTTAGTAGATTCGCAAGTTATGATGATACATTAACCTACCCAAGCTTTGGCGACTTAGCTTGTGCTATTATTTTAGAGAACATTCCTAATACAGATAGAGGTTTTATAGATTCAGATACATATACTAATTCAAGTACCAACGATAATATACTTTTACCTCCAAATGGTATGTCTTCTATCGTTCATACCAAAATTCTAGGTATGCAGGATAAGCTATTACAATGGACTCCCTTTGACACTACAGGTTGCTTTTATAGTGCTTCAATTTCAATAAAAAATTTACTACAAAAACATAACCTTACTAAAAAAGATATAAAGAAATACTTCTTATCACAATTCTCACTAGCTGCAGTTGAACAAGTTTGTAGTGATATGGAGGAGGATATATCGAAATTTGCTTTCATTGGTGATGAGTATGGATACACAGGTACTTCAAGTCCATTTTTAGCTTATGCCAAATCACTTGAAAAAAATGAACTTAATCCAGGTGACTATGTAATTTTTTGGACCGTAGGCGCAGGAACTACTGCTATTTGTAGTTTATATAGATATTAG